The Armatimonadota bacterium genome includes a window with the following:
- a CDS encoding epimerase, whose translation MKRHALVTGGAGFLGSHLCDRLLEEGWRVTAMDNLITGDTANIAHHAGNPNFRFVHYDVTNYLFLPEKVDFVFHFASPASPVDYLQLPIQTLKVGSLGTHKALGLARAHGASFLLASTSEVYGDPLEHPQKEDYWGNVNPVGPRGVYDEAKRFAEAMTMAYHRYHGLDTRIVRIFNTYGPRMRLNDGRVVPAFVSQALRGEPLTVFGDGSQTRSFCYVSDLIEGIYRLALSGEHEPVNIGNPAEMTILQFAEVIRRVTGSTSKIVFRDLPVDDPKVRRPDISRARRLLDWEPKVSLEEGISRTIEYFRGRV comes from the coding sequence ATGAAAAGACACGCTCTTGTCACGGGAGGGGCCGGGTTCCTGGGATCGCATCTGTGCGACCGACTGCTGGAGGAAGGCTGGCGCGTCACTGCGATGGACAACCTGATCACCGGCGATACGGCGAACATCGCGCATCATGCCGGCAATCCGAACTTCCGTTTTGTCCATTATGACGTCACCAACTACCTGTTCCTGCCGGAGAAGGTGGACTTCGTGTTCCACTTCGCCTCACCGGCCAGCCCGGTGGACTACCTGCAACTGCCCATCCAGACGCTGAAGGTGGGTTCGCTGGGGACGCATAAGGCCCTTGGGCTGGCACGCGCGCACGGCGCATCGTTCCTGCTGGCATCCACCTCCGAGGTCTACGGCGACCCTCTGGAGCACCCGCAGAAGGAGGATTACTGGGGAAACGTGAACCCCGTGGGACCCCGCGGGGTCTACGACGAAGCCAAGCGCTTCGCAGAAGCCATGACCATGGCTTATCACCGTTATCACGGACTGGATACGCGCATCGTGCGAATTTTCAACACCTACGGCCCGCGCATGCGCCTGAACGATGGGCGTGTGGTTCCGGCGTTTGTCAGTCAGGCGCTTCGCGGCGAGCCCTTGACTGTGTTCGGCGACGGCAGCCAGACCCGCAGCTTCTGCTATGTAAGCGACCTTATCGAAGGGATCTACCGCTTGGCGCTTTCGGGGGAGCACGAGCCGGTGAACATCGGCAACCCGGCGGAGATGACCATCCTGCAGTTTGCGGAGGTGATCCGGCGTGTGACCGGCTCGACGAGCAAGATCGTATTCCGGGACCTGCCCGTAGACGATCCGAAGGTCCGCCGTCCCGATATCTCCCGCGCCCGCCGGCTCCTGGACTGGGAGCCAAAGGTGAGTCTGGAGGAAGGCATCTCACGAACCATCGAGTATTTCCGCGGAAGAGTTTAG
- the hasC gene encoding UTP--glucose-1-phosphate uridylyltransferase, whose amino-acid sequence MMNVRKAVITAAGRGARLYPAASTVQKAMLPVADLDGVVKPVIQLIAGEAIAAGAEEICIVCAPGDPEEYPAQLRRLRENLLAAHGGSEWAEEQAEQIEDLIRRLHFTVQEEPRGYGHAVYCAREFTAGEPFLLLLEDHVYISSRPDARCARQITSLAQAEECSVSGVQVTRESLIRNFGTLAGRRVEDMPGVYQVEHILEKPSITTAELELVTPGLRTGHYLCFFGIHVLTPGVFEILEERLGDGSECLLTPALDELARREKYLALEVRGSRYDIGQKLGLMRAQLALALAGRDADEALASVVELLIESRRRDGTGSETAV is encoded by the coding sequence ATGATGAATGTCAGGAAAGCCGTCATCACAGCAGCCGGGCGGGGAGCCCGTCTCTATCCCGCTGCCAGCACTGTCCAGAAGGCCATGCTGCCCGTCGCCGATCTGGACGGGGTGGTCAAGCCGGTCATTCAACTCATCGCCGGCGAGGCCATCGCGGCGGGAGCGGAGGAGATCTGCATCGTCTGCGCACCGGGCGACCCAGAGGAATACCCCGCGCAGCTCAGGCGCCTTCGCGAGAACCTTCTGGCCGCACATGGCGGCAGCGAGTGGGCGGAAGAGCAGGCGGAGCAGATCGAGGATCTCATCCGGCGGCTCCACTTCACCGTGCAGGAGGAGCCCCGCGGATACGGCCACGCAGTCTACTGCGCGCGCGAGTTTACGGCAGGCGAGCCCTTCCTGCTGCTTCTGGAAGACCATGTCTACATCTCCAGCCGGCCGGATGCCCGCTGCGCACGGCAGATCACCTCGCTTGCCCAGGCTGAGGAGTGTTCGGTCTCAGGGGTGCAGGTGACCCGCGAAAGCCTCATCCGCAATTTTGGGACGCTGGCCGGAAGGCGGGTGGAGGATATGCCAGGGGTCTACCAGGTTGAGCACATCCTTGAGAAGCCCTCCATCACCACGGCGGAACTGGAGCTGGTGACGCCGGGGCTGCGCACCGGCCATTACCTCTGCTTCTTCGGCATCCACGTGCTGACACCCGGAGTGTTCGAGATCTTGGAGGAGCGTCTGGGGGACGGCTCCGAGTGTCTGTTGACGCCCGCGCTGGACGAGCTGGCGCGCAGGGAGAAATACCTGGCGCTGGAGGTCCGGGGGTCACGTTACGACATCGGGCAGAAGCTGGGACTCATGCGCGCGCAGCTGGCGCTTGCCCTGGCCGGCCGCGACGCTGATGAGGCCCTGGCGAGCGTGGTGGAGTTGCTGATTGAATCGCGCCGCCGCGACGGGACAGGCTCGGAGACGGCCGTATGA
- a CDS encoding UTP--glucose-1-phosphate uridylyltransferase produces MNPLLQTITAQDRAERDRPLNDLVAGMDARRMLEVCGELDAFRKTAGNLYERVRACCYLYYIYRFYLMESPELPDAGKVPFAGFEHLLSRRFEEAIAVFQGAVREHGPNGALCSALAAAYHQLTFQTLADQVRRSVRATRGNQWMFRVAHSEDHPVRIRPELLRRERACRLYPVLRETTPVRLDLSHSGWSDIFFLGMDYPEGARVLNISVDLGVHGRDPDVSSPIEVYFRVIPEPVVRLTSVDLNTTKDVTDFADLFNFGNDYLSLLKAGIIASGILPPSFEGCRQPLPEVLGRIIGPGMGFELVTSVNDIPKGSRLAVSTNLLAGIIAALMRATGQASSLEGPLTASERRVVASRAILGEWLGGSGGGWQDSGGIWPGLKLIEGAFAEPGDPEHGVSAGRLLPRHTLLGPDRVHPDLERLICESLVVVHGGLAQNVGPILEMVTERYLLRKEPEWSARQELRRIFDEILERLQEGDVRGLAACTTRNWDGPLKTIIPWVTNAFTEGLIARVRERLGPDFWGFLMLGGMSGGGMAMFVDPSRSDTFRDEVLEIMRSLKSELQDALPFAIEPLVYRFRINSQGSVGWVSRAEEALMPDRYYGIHLPALARGERDGLTPERREEFDLFTRRCPERGESFRLLQTVVSALFRAADAAPQGDRARWDEEAERIKRENGFDPIHHEQVRADLRAGRIGLARNRLPLETDVADVRDEDVTFLRDCGGYRSAGEKALREGRVAVLSLAGGVGSRWTGGAGVIKAINPFAVVGGRHRTFLEIHLAKSRRAARLYGATPPHAVSTSYLTHGPLERYLDRTANCGYTGPVYLSRGRSIGQRLVPMVRDLVFMWEDQPQEILDEQKQKVRDAARAALMDWARARGEGSDYTDNLPLQRFNPPGHWYEVPNMLRNGILSLLLSENPQVETLMLHNIDTLGADLDPAALGWHLESGNALTFEVVPRRIGDRGGGLARVNGRVRLLEGLAQPRDDVELDLRFYNTLTTWVQIDALLDLFGLSREDLAGPQEMIAAAVRGVAQRLPTYVTIKDVKYRWGHGQEDVYPVAQFEKLWGDMTALPDLRCGYLVVPRMRGQQLKDPAELDAWAADGSREYVESLCDFA; encoded by the coding sequence ATGAACCCCCTCCTCCAGACGATAACCGCCCAGGACAGGGCGGAGCGCGACCGACCCCTGAACGACCTTGTCGCCGGGATGGATGCCCGGCGGATGCTGGAGGTGTGTGGCGAGCTGGACGCCTTTCGCAAGACCGCCGGAAACCTTTACGAACGGGTTCGCGCGTGCTGCTACCTATACTATATTTACCGGTTCTATCTGATGGAATCGCCGGAGCTCCCTGACGCCGGGAAGGTCCCGTTCGCCGGCTTCGAGCATCTGCTGTCGCGGAGATTCGAGGAAGCCATCGCCGTTTTTCAGGGAGCCGTGCGCGAGCACGGGCCGAACGGAGCTCTGTGCAGTGCGCTGGCGGCGGCGTATCATCAGCTAACCTTCCAGACTCTGGCGGACCAGGTGCGCCGCAGTGTGCGCGCTACTCGGGGGAATCAATGGATGTTCCGGGTGGCGCATTCCGAGGACCACCCGGTGCGCATCCGGCCGGAGCTTCTGCGGCGCGAGCGGGCTTGCCGCCTCTATCCTGTGCTGCGCGAGACCACGCCGGTGCGGCTGGATCTGAGCCACAGCGGATGGTCGGACATCTTCTTTCTGGGGATGGACTATCCGGAGGGCGCGCGGGTCCTCAACATCTCGGTGGACCTAGGGGTTCACGGGCGTGATCCGGACGTCAGCTCCCCCATTGAAGTCTACTTCCGCGTGATCCCGGAGCCGGTGGTCCGGCTGACCAGCGTGGACCTGAACACCACGAAGGACGTCACGGATTTTGCCGACCTCTTCAACTTCGGCAACGACTATCTCAGCCTGCTTAAGGCGGGGATCATCGCTTCCGGGATTCTGCCGCCGTCCTTCGAGGGCTGCCGCCAGCCGTTGCCGGAGGTTCTGGGGCGGATTATCGGCCCCGGGATGGGGTTCGAGCTGGTCACCAGCGTGAACGACATTCCGAAGGGCTCCCGGCTGGCCGTTTCCACCAATCTGCTGGCGGGGATCATCGCGGCCTTGATGCGCGCCACGGGGCAGGCATCTTCACTGGAAGGACCGCTGACGGCCAGCGAGCGGCGGGTGGTGGCCTCCCGCGCCATCCTGGGCGAGTGGCTGGGCGGATCGGGCGGAGGCTGGCAGGACTCCGGGGGCATCTGGCCAGGTCTGAAACTGATCGAGGGCGCCTTCGCGGAGCCGGGTGACCCGGAGCACGGCGTCAGCGCGGGCCGGTTGCTTCCGCGTCACACGCTACTGGGACCAGACCGCGTGCACCCTGACCTGGAGCGGCTTATATGCGAGTCGCTGGTGGTGGTGCACGGAGGACTGGCGCAGAACGTCGGCCCCATTCTGGAGATGGTCACGGAGCGGTATCTGCTGCGCAAGGAACCGGAATGGAGCGCGCGGCAGGAGCTTCGGCGCATCTTCGACGAGATCCTTGAACGGTTGCAGGAAGGTGACGTGCGGGGTCTGGCCGCATGCACCACGCGCAACTGGGACGGCCCTCTGAAGACCATCATTCCCTGGGTGACCAATGCTTTCACTGAGGGTCTGATCGCGCGGGTGCGCGAGCGGTTGGGTCCGGACTTTTGGGGATTCCTGATGCTGGGCGGAATGTCCGGCGGGGGTATGGCCATGTTCGTGGATCCTTCGCGGTCCGATACCTTCCGCGATGAGGTCCTGGAGATCATGCGCTCTCTGAAGAGCGAGCTACAAGACGCGCTGCCATTTGCCATCGAGCCGCTGGTCTACCGCTTCCGCATCAACAGCCAGGGAAGCGTGGGATGGGTTTCGCGCGCCGAGGAAGCGCTGATGCCGGACCGCTACTACGGAATCCATCTCCCGGCGCTGGCGCGCGGGGAAAGGGACGGATTGACTCCGGAGCGGCGGGAGGAGTTCGACCTGTTTACCCGTCGCTGCCCGGAGCGCGGGGAGAGCTTTCGGCTTCTGCAGACAGTGGTCAGCGCTCTGTTCCGCGCCGCTGACGCTGCTCCTCAGGGCGATCGCGCCCGATGGGACGAGGAGGCCGAACGGATCAAGCGTGAGAACGGCTTCGATCCGATTCATCACGAGCAGGTGCGCGCCGACCTGCGTGCGGGCCGCATCGGCCTGGCGCGCAACCGCCTTCCTCTGGAGACGGATGTGGCCGACGTTCGGGATGAGGACGTAACGTTCCTGCGGGACTGCGGTGGGTATCGCTCCGCCGGGGAGAAAGCCTTACGCGAGGGTCGGGTGGCGGTGCTGTCGCTGGCTGGCGGCGTGGGCAGCCGATGGACGGGTGGTGCGGGCGTTATCAAGGCCATCAACCCCTTTGCGGTGGTGGGAGGCCGGCACCGGACGTTCCTGGAGATCCATCTGGCCAAGAGCCGCCGGGCGGCGCGTCTGTACGGCGCCACTCCGCCTCACGCCGTGTCCACGAGCTACCTGACGCATGGTCCCCTGGAGCGCTATCTGGACCGGACGGCGAACTGCGGATACACTGGGCCGGTCTATCTGTCGCGGGGGCGGTCCATTGGACAGAGACTGGTGCCGATGGTCCGAGACCTGGTCTTCATGTGGGAGGATCAGCCGCAGGAGATTCTGGACGAGCAGAAGCAGAAGGTGCGGGATGCGGCCCGGGCCGCCCTGATGGACTGGGCGCGTGCACGGGGCGAGGGCAGTGATTACACGGACAATCTGCCGCTGCAGCGGTTCAACCCGCCCGGGCACTGGTACGAAGTCCCCAACATGTTGCGCAACGGCATCCTGAGTCTCCTGCTGTCGGAGAACCCTCAGGTGGAGACCCTGATGCTGCACAACATTGATACTCTGGGGGCGGATCTGGATCCGGCGGCTCTGGGATGGCATCTGGAGTCTGGAAACGCCCTGACCTTTGAAGTGGTGCCGCGCAGAATAGGAGACCGGGGAGGAGGTCTGGCGCGTGTGAACGGCCGGGTCCGGCTTCTGGAAGGACTGGCTCAGCCCCGGGACGACGTGGAGCTGGATCTGCGGTTCTACAACACGCTGACAACGTGGGTGCAGATAGACGCCCTGTTGGACCTCTTCGGCCTGAGCCGCGAAGACCTGGCGGGGCCGCAGGAGATGATCGCAGCCGCGGTGCGGGGCGTCGCCCAGAGGCTGCCCACCTACGTGACCATCAAGGATGTGAAGTATCGCTGGGGTCACGGTCAGGAGGATGTGTATCCAGTGGCGCAGTTCGAGAAGCTGTGGGGTGACATGACCGCGCTTCCGGACCTGCGTTGCGGATATCTGGTGGTGCCCCGGATGCGGGGACAGCAGCTCAAGGATCCTGCTGAGCTAGACGCCTGGGCGGCGGATGGCAGCCGGGAGTATGTGGAGAGTCTCTGCGACTTTGCCTGA
- a CDS encoding motility protein A, whose translation MRRNTRREVIGPQRPGRTRDGIVDLATIAGLALAWGALLTALILEGGHPADLVLVSPLVLVLGGTLGATCVTVSLEEIRRLPAYLRLGLRAPLMDPLAVVNTMVDFARRARQEGILGLEASARRLENRFMRRGIELVVDGTPSELIREILETDIASMLQRHRRGADLMATAGGFAPTMGIIGTVMGLIHMLKSLSEPGKMGPAIAAAFLATLYGVMLANLFFLPISNKLRYRSEQEAAIYEMIIEGVLAIQSGDNPRMVQMKMLAFLSPDLQNRAARLREENPRETERRAA comes from the coding sequence ATGCGGCGTAACACGCGGCGGGAGGTTATCGGCCCCCAGCGTCCGGGCAGGACGCGAGACGGGATTGTGGATCTGGCTACCATCGCTGGGCTGGCACTGGCGTGGGGAGCACTGCTCACGGCGCTCATTCTGGAGGGAGGACACCCCGCAGATCTGGTGCTGGTCTCTCCTCTGGTGCTCGTTCTGGGCGGAACGTTGGGAGCTACCTGCGTGACGGTGTCCCTGGAAGAGATCCGCAGGCTCCCCGCCTACCTGCGCCTGGGTTTGCGCGCTCCGTTGATGGATCCGCTGGCTGTCGTCAACACGATGGTTGACTTTGCGCGCCGCGCCCGGCAGGAGGGGATCCTGGGACTGGAAGCCAGCGCGCGCAGGCTGGAGAACCGCTTCATGCGCCGGGGTATCGAGCTGGTGGTGGACGGCACGCCGTCCGAGCTCATCCGCGAAATTCTCGAGACAGACATCGCCTCCATGCTCCAGCGCCACCGCCGCGGAGCGGACCTGATGGCCACCGCCGGAGGATTCGCCCCCACCATGGGAATCATCGGGACGGTGATGGGGCTCATCCACATGTTAAAGAGCCTGAGCGAGCCCGGCAAGATGGGCCCGGCCATCGCGGCCGCGTTTCTGGCCACTCTCTACGGTGTAATGCTGGCCAACCTCTTCTTCCTGCCCATCAGCAACAAGCTGCGCTACCGCTCCGAACAGGAGGCGGCCATCTACGAGATGATCATCGAGGGCGTGCTGGCCATCCAGTCCGGAGACAATCCCAGGATGGTGCAGATGAAGATGCTGGCGTTCTTGTCCCCGGATCTTCAGAACCGGGCCGCGCGCCTTCGCGAAGAGAATCCCCGCGAGACGGAGAGACGGGCGGCCTGA
- a CDS encoding chemotaxis protein MotB, whose translation MRWLLTYADMITLLMAFFIMLYSMSILNLARFQEVALSIRSGFGEEHKGRGLTAQGASRGAGIRPLEAGGSVAGVPYSLIRGLKSEIQRKGLEGKILLGSDERGLVITLLSDRVLFPVGEARIRPEAQEILKGIASLIRETPNDVRVEGHTCSLPVRSGPFATNWELSTARATEVVRFLIEYGVPARRLSAAGYADQHPAASNASEASRVRNRRVEIVLLRPVVGGDPSPSVPR comes from the coding sequence ATGCGCTGGCTGCTGACCTACGCTGACATGATCACCCTTCTGATGGCCTTCTTCATTATGCTCTACTCCATGTCCATCCTGAATCTGGCGCGCTTTCAGGAGGTTGCTCTCTCCATCCGCAGCGGTTTTGGCGAAGAGCACAAGGGCAGGGGGCTGACCGCCCAAGGAGCATCGAGAGGAGCAGGCATCAGACCGCTGGAGGCAGGGGGAAGTGTGGCGGGAGTTCCTTATTCCCTCATACGCGGCCTGAAAAGTGAGATCCAGCGTAAGGGGCTGGAGGGCAAAATCCTCCTGGGATCCGATGAGCGGGGGTTAGTCATCACTCTGCTCTCCGACCGCGTGCTTTTCCCGGTTGGGGAGGCGAGGATCCGGCCGGAGGCGCAGGAGATCCTCAAAGGGATCGCCTCTCTGATTCGCGAAACGCCCAACGATGTGCGCGTGGAAGGGCACACCTGCAGCCTGCCGGTGCGTTCCGGTCCGTTCGCCACAAACTGGGAGCTATCCACCGCCCGCGCTACAGAAGTGGTGCGGTTTCTCATTGAGTATGGCGTCCCTGCGAGGCGACTTTCCGCTGCGGGATATGCCGACCAGCATCCGGCCGCTTCCAATGCCAGCGAGGCCAGCCGTGTCCGCAACCGCCGGGTGGAGATCGTCCTGCTGCGCCCGGTTGTGGGCGGAGATCCCTCGCCTTCCGTCCCGCGCTGA
- the fliL gene encoding flagellar protein FliL produces the protein MRRMLSGNNGKIPIFILAGVLVLALAGTGFFVLKGKGGDDKHKEAPPEPEHLMTLEPFILNLADADSARYLKMEVSLGVKGEVAAAGGGHGGHGGGGEDPKVTVIRDTIIRVTSSHTYRELLSAEGKEKLKKEIKEAIEHAVKDLEVSNVYFTSFAMQ, from the coding sequence ATGAGACGAATGCTGAGCGGCAACAACGGCAAGATCCCCATCTTCATACTCGCCGGAGTCCTGGTGCTGGCGCTTGCCGGCACAGGGTTTTTCGTCCTGAAAGGCAAGGGCGGAGACGATAAACACAAGGAGGCTCCCCCTGAGCCGGAGCATCTGATGACGCTTGAGCCATTCATCCTGAACCTGGCTGACGCAGACTCGGCGCGCTATCTGAAGATGGAGGTCAGCCTGGGTGTCAAGGGTGAGGTTGCCGCTGCGGGAGGTGGCCACGGCGGTCACGGCGGGGGCGGCGAGGACCCGAAGGTAACGGTTATCCGGGACACCATCATCCGCGTCACCAGCAGCCACACCTACCGCGAACTGCTGAGTGCTGAGGGCAAGGAGAAGCTCAAGAAAGAGATCAAGGAGGCCATCGAGCACGCCGTCAAGGACCTGGAAGTCTCGAACGTTTACTTCACCAGCTTTGCGATGCAATGA
- the fliM gene encoding flagellar motor switch protein FliM — translation MSGILSQEEIDALLSVYSSGGASPGKAGEGTRSREVRLYDFAHPEKFSKEQLRQLEAVHNSFASSLTHRLSATLRSTLEVRHTTLDQCSFEEYLKSIPNPTLTSTFKLEPAGVKAVIEVNPNIVFVLVDLMTGGFGEPKITNRPVTPIELKLMESVLKTALSEYQSAWAQFTEVKCSLERAGSDQMVNPIARPKDRMVSVCFELQTASQVGLISLCIPISGVEALLSSLGQRGEAVQSRADERTKIEQHLKGSQVVATVVLGTAGVTLRDILDLAPGDTVRLDQPVDREIRLAVQGVPKFHAVPGVLGRKLAVQLTRTVGQDTQVLDKEAA, via the coding sequence GTGTCTGGAATACTGTCTCAGGAGGAGATAGACGCCCTCCTTTCCGTCTATTCATCGGGTGGGGCGTCGCCGGGGAAGGCTGGCGAGGGCACCCGCTCGCGCGAGGTGCGGCTGTATGACTTCGCGCACCCCGAGAAGTTCTCCAAGGAGCAGCTGCGGCAGCTGGAGGCGGTGCATAACAGCTTCGCATCGTCGCTGACCCATCGCCTTTCCGCAACCCTTCGCAGCACGCTGGAGGTCCGGCACACCACGCTGGACCAGTGCAGTTTCGAGGAGTATCTCAAGAGCATCCCCAACCCCACCCTTACGTCCACATTCAAGCTGGAACCGGCTGGGGTGAAGGCGGTCATTGAGGTCAACCCCAACATCGTCTTCGTGCTGGTGGACCTGATGACTGGGGGCTTCGGCGAGCCGAAGATCACCAATCGGCCGGTGACACCCATCGAGCTGAAGCTGATGGAGAGTGTCCTGAAGACGGCGCTCTCGGAGTATCAGAGCGCCTGGGCGCAGTTCACAGAGGTCAAATGCTCGCTGGAGCGGGCGGGAAGCGATCAGATGGTGAACCCCATCGCCCGCCCGAAAGACCGGATGGTGAGCGTCTGCTTCGAGCTGCAGACCGCCTCGCAGGTGGGTCTAATCTCCCTGTGCATTCCCATCTCCGGCGTGGAGGCGCTGCTTTCATCGCTGGGTCAGAGAGGGGAGGCGGTTCAGAGCCGCGCGGATGAGCGGACGAAGATTGAGCAGCACCTGAAGGGCAGCCAGGTGGTGGCCACAGTGGTGCTGGGAACTGCCGGAGTCACGCTCCGGGACATCCTGGATCTTGCTCCCGGCGATACGGTGCGTCTGGACCAGCCGGTGGACCGAGAGATACGACTGGCGGTGCAGGGGGTGCCCAAGTTTCACGCGGTCCCGGGCGTGCTGGGCCGCAAGCTGGCCGTGCAGCTGACGCGCACTGTGGGCCAGGACACGCAGGTTCTGGATAAAGAAGCCGCCTGA
- the fliQ gene encoding flagellar biosynthetic protein FliQ — protein MDAAVLSMGQKAVSMALVLSAPFLVTGLVVGLVISVFQAATQIQEMTISFVPKIVAVVLAGVVFGPWLLKVLVSFTRELLTGIPDLVR, from the coding sequence ATGGATGCCGCGGTTCTGAGTATGGGGCAGAAAGCCGTCTCGATGGCTCTCGTGCTATCCGCCCCCTTCCTGGTGACGGGGCTCGTGGTGGGACTTGTCATCAGCGTATTCCAGGCAGCCACGCAGATCCAGGAGATGACCATATCGTTTGTCCCGAAGATCGTTGCCGTGGTGCTTGCGGGGGTGGTGTTCGGTCCGTGGCTGCTGAAGGTGCTGGTTAGCTTCACCCGGGAGCTTCTGACGGGCATCCCGGATCTGGTGCGCTAG
- a CDS encoding flagellar biosynthetic protein FliR, whose amino-acid sequence MLEAWTDNLAGSLLVLARVAGIFSVAPILGHARVPAQVRIILSVGLTMAVAPLAGASQELQMSRIEYVALLAREAAIGLAIGYLSVLLISAAQTAGELVDHEIGFGLSGIVDPVTNNQMPVMARFLQMFATMVFLVSGAHHWLIRALADSYRVIGPGADAELARAAEPVTAVFVTVFLTALKIAGPILGVLLLCDICLGLVARTTPQLNLLMVGFPVKIGIGVAAVLVALPVIGVVLARLMTGIYGDAMALARAMGG is encoded by the coding sequence ATGCTGGAAGCCTGGACGGACAATCTGGCGGGGAGCCTGCTGGTGCTGGCAAGGGTGGCAGGCATCTTCTCCGTAGCTCCCATCCTCGGCCACGCCCGCGTTCCGGCGCAGGTGCGCATCATCCTGTCGGTGGGTCTGACCATGGCCGTTGCTCCGCTTGCGGGAGCTAGTCAGGAACTTCAGATGAGCAGGATCGAATACGTGGCGCTGCTCGCCCGTGAGGCGGCCATCGGACTGGCCATAGGCTATCTCTCCGTCCTGCTTATCAGCGCCGCGCAGACCGCGGGAGAGTTGGTGGACCACGAGATTGGGTTCGGCCTGTCGGGCATTGTGGACCCGGTGACCAACAATCAGATGCCCGTGATGGCCCGCTTCCTGCAGATGTTCGCCACAATGGTCTTCCTGGTCAGCGGGGCGCACCACTGGCTGATCCGCGCCCTTGCGGACAGCTACCGGGTCATCGGGCCGGGAGCCGATGCCGAACTGGCCCGCGCGGCGGAGCCGGTGACCGCGGTCTTCGTCACAGTCTTTCTGACGGCGCTGAAGATCGCCGGACCGATTCTGGGCGTTCTTCTGCTTTGCGACATCTGTCTGGGGCTGGTGGCGCGCACCACTCCGCAACTCAACCTGCTGATGGTGGGCTTTCCGGTCAAGATCGGCATCGGGGTCGCTGCTGTGCTGGTGGCGCTTCCGGTCATCGGAGTGGTGCTTGCCCGCCTGATGACAGGCATCTACGGCGACGCAATGGCGCTCGCCAGGGCGATGGGGGGTTAG
- a CDS encoding flagellar biosynthesis protein FlhB — protein sequence MPLEDKTEPPTEHRRREARQKGQVSRSVELSSSLAMIAGLVALRFTGPHILENLREAFRIGLTAWPARDLTPELALQLGLDAVKVSMAILLPILLTGMTVALVGTAAQVGLVVSSEPMALQLSRLDPVKGIQRLFSRRSLIELGRSFIKILLVGYVIWITLRQESALLASLPGASWDAIVKAVGAVMWKVVIRASAVILVIAAFDYLIQRRQHEQELRMTKQELKEELRRTEGDPTTRSRIRQIMREMSMKRMMSDVPKADVVVVNPTHIAVALQYDARTMAAPKVLAKGQRLIAERIREIAEKHGIPVIRNVTLARSLFRSVEVGQEVPLELYQAVAEVLAAVYRMKGRSL from the coding sequence GTGCCTCTGGAAGACAAGACCGAACCACCCACGGAGCACCGCCGGCGCGAGGCCCGCCAGAAAGGCCAGGTCTCCCGGAGCGTGGAGCTCTCTTCCAGCCTGGCGATGATCGCCGGGCTCGTGGCGCTGCGCTTCACAGGACCGCACATCCTGGAGAACCTGCGGGAGGCATTCCGCATCGGTCTCACCGCCTGGCCCGCCCGGGATCTGACGCCGGAGCTGGCCCTGCAGCTGGGACTTGATGCCGTGAAAGTGTCTATGGCCATCCTGCTGCCCATTCTGCTGACGGGCATGACGGTCGCCCTGGTGGGGACGGCGGCTCAGGTGGGGTTGGTCGTCTCGAGCGAGCCCATGGCCCTTCAGCTCTCGCGGCTGGATCCGGTGAAGGGCATCCAGCGGCTTTTCTCCAGACGCTCGCTCATCGAACTGGGCCGTTCGTTCATCAAGATCCTGCTGGTGGGATACGTCATCTGGATCACCCTGCGGCAGGAATCCGCCCTGCTTGCAAGCCTGCCCGGCGCATCCTGGGACGCCATTGTCAAAGCTGTCGGGGCGGTGATGTGGAAGGTGGTGATCCGAGCAAGCGCGGTCATTCTGGTGATTGCGGCCTTCGACTACCTCATCCAGCGCCGCCAGCACGAACAGGAGCTCCGGATGACAAAGCAGGAGCTGAAGGAAGAGCTCCGCCGTACGGAGGGAGACCCCACCACACGCTCCCGCATCCGCCAGATCATGCGCGAGATGTCCATGAAGCGCATGATGAGCGACGTGCCGAAGGCCGATGTCGTGGTGGTGAACCCCACGCATATCGCCGTCGCCCTGCAGTACGATGCCCGCACCATGGCCGCTCCGAAGGTGCTGGCCAAGGGTCAGAGGCTGATCGCCGAGAGGATCCGCGAGATCGCGGAGAAGCACGGTATACCCGTCATCCGCAACGTCACTCTGGCCCGCAGCCTCTTCCGCAGTGTGGAAGTGGGTCAGGAAGTCCCTCTGGAGCTGTACCAGGCCGTCGCCGAGGTTCTGGCCGCCGTCTACCGCATGAAGGGACGAAGTCTCTGA